A part of Candidatus Thorarchaeota archaeon genomic DNA contains:
- a CDS encoding energy-coupling factor transporter transmembrane protein EcfT: MASMLDIFQYTKKDTPVHRLDPRSKMVLSISFSAISLMFLNILPLLILIVVLLPIIATARSLRRWGRSMRGLMVLVLFIVVFNTLLSAVENPFSRSLALAVRLVALMTSFSVFFLTVHPDELSQALIQMHIKFEFAFAMSMAMRYVPTLTQEAYAIMDAQRARGVELDKGNIITRIKNIIPIIVPLIIVSIRRALSIAESMESRAFGASENRTYLEHLAFDAQDWVVSVVSLFLLVIALYFRFLAGLPDWLLWGFPF, encoded by the coding sequence TTGGCTTCGATGCTAGATATCTTCCAATACACGAAGAAAGACACACCCGTTCACAGACTGGATCCACGGTCAAAGATGGTACTTTCTATTTCATTTTCTGCAATCTCTCTTATGTTTCTCAATATCCTCCCTCTTCTGATTCTCATTGTCGTACTCCTGCCCATCATTGCAACAGCTAGATCGTTGCGAAGGTGGGGCAGAAGCATGCGCGGTCTCATGGTTCTCGTTCTATTCATTGTAGTATTCAATACCCTTCTTTCAGCCGTGGAGAATCCTTTCTCTCGTTCACTTGCATTAGCCGTTAGACTTGTTGCTCTCATGACTTCCTTCTCTGTGTTTTTTCTAACTGTTCATCCTGATGAGCTCTCTCAGGCACTCATTCAGATGCACATCAAATTCGAGTTTGCCTTCGCCATGAGTATGGCAATGCGATACGTTCCAACACTTACACAGGAAGCTTACGCCATAATGGACGCTCAGAGGGCAAGAGGTGTTGAACTTGACAAGGGAAACATCATTACTCGGATTAAGAACATCATACCGATAATTGTCCCACTCATTATTGTATCAATCAGAAGGGCTCTTTCAATAGCCGAGAGTATGGAATCTAGAGCCTTTGGGGCATCTGAGAACCGTACCTACTTGGAGCACTTAGCTTTTGATGCTCAAGACTGGGTTGTTTCAGTAGTTTCTCTTTTTCTTCTAGTTATTGCTCTATACTTCAGATTCCTCGCAGGTCTGCCTGACTGGCTGCTCTGGGGTTTTCCCTTCTAA
- a CDS encoding VOC family protein, protein MGGIVFFRTEKLEEIEEFYQEQIGMHVWLEQAGCTILSHDNLLLGFCQREGPETEGMITFYYDTKAEVDEIYEKLKDIAETKPKENRKYRIYQWFAKDPEGRNLEFQAFLHDLPEINC, encoded by the coding sequence ATGGGCGGCATTGTTTTCTTCCGAACGGAAAAGCTTGAAGAAATAGAGGAATTCTACCAAGAACAAATTGGCATGCATGTCTGGCTTGAGCAGGCCGGTTGTACCATTCTCAGTCATGATAATCTGCTACTGGGTTTCTGTCAGCGCGAAGGGCCAGAAACGGAGGGAATGATTACGTTCTACTATGATACGAAGGCAGAAGTAGACGAAATCTATGAGAAGCTGAAAGACATCGCGGAAACAAAGCCAAAGGAGAATAGAAAATATAGAATCTATCAGTGGTTTGCTAAGGATCCTGAAGGGCGTAATTTGGAGTTCCAAGCCTTTCTCCACGACTTACCAGAGATTAACTGTTAG
- the phrB gene encoding deoxyribodipyrimidine photo-lyase, with the protein MISEGRIRRLNDLDIKPGKYVLYWMQRSQRSSNNHALEYAIHNANSLEVPLIVYFGLTPDYPEGNIRHYHFMLEGLQETQQNLISRGIEMVVRIEPPSVGIVAMTGQSCLLVTDVGYLRHHRRWRQQVSSRIRCPMIQVETDAAVPVQVTSPKEEYAARTIRPKIHRHLDKYLIPIEETEINAELYSPNLSSVDLDDLNSVESRLGIDDSISICKNFRGGTKRAKTRLQDFIKTKLDDYDELRNDPSKDYLSNMSPYLHFGQISPLYIALRITEAGKPGTDSYLEELIVRRELSLNFCFYNQEYDSLNCLPDWARTTLQEHRNDSREYLYTMENFEHAETHDDYWNAAQQEMLDTGKMHGYMRMYWSKKILEWTDNPETAHAIALKLNNKYELDGRDPNGFAGVAWCFGKHDRAWKERAIYGKVRYMSAKGLERKFDIEQYVQQNLR; encoded by the coding sequence TTGATTTCAGAAGGAAGAATAAGGCGCCTTAATGATTTGGATATCAAACCCGGAAAATATGTTCTCTACTGGATGCAGCGTTCTCAACGTTCGTCAAACAACCATGCGCTGGAATACGCAATCCATAACGCCAACTCCCTTGAAGTTCCCCTCATAGTGTACTTCGGTCTCACCCCTGATTATCCTGAAGGAAACATTCGGCATTACCACTTCATGCTCGAGGGTTTGCAGGAAACACAACAAAATCTGATATCAAGGGGGATTGAGATGGTTGTGCGAATTGAGCCGCCATCTGTAGGAATAGTGGCAATGACCGGCCAATCTTGTTTGCTTGTAACTGATGTTGGATATCTGAGGCATCACCGGCGTTGGCGCCAACAGGTATCCTCACGAATCAGATGTCCTATGATTCAAGTAGAGACGGATGCAGCAGTTCCAGTCCAAGTCACTTCTCCAAAGGAGGAATATGCAGCTCGTACTATTCGCCCAAAGATTCACCGCCATCTGGATAAATACTTGATACCCATTGAAGAAACCGAAATTAATGCGGAACTCTATTCGCCCAATCTTTCTTCAGTAGATTTAGATGACTTGAATTCGGTTGAATCCCGCTTAGGTATTGATGATTCCATTAGTATTTGCAAGAATTTCAGAGGTGGTACCAAAAGGGCAAAGACGCGACTTCAAGATTTCATCAAGACCAAGCTTGATGACTACGATGAATTACGAAACGATCCGTCGAAGGATTACTTGTCGAATATGAGCCCATATCTGCATTTTGGACAAATCTCCCCCCTTTATATCGCATTGAGGATAACAGAAGCTGGGAAGCCAGGAACTGATAGCTATCTGGAAGAGTTAATTGTCCGTCGTGAGCTCAGTCTTAATTTCTGCTTCTATAATCAGGAATATGATTCGTTGAATTGCCTTCCTGACTGGGCAAGGACCACACTTCAGGAGCATCGCAACGATTCTCGTGAATATCTTTATACAATGGAAAACTTTGAGCATGCTGAAACTCATGATGACTACTGGAATGCTGCCCAGCAGGAGATGCTTGATACTGGTAAGATGCACGGATATATGCGCATGTATTGGTCAAAGAAGATCCTCGAGTGGACGGATAATCCAGAGACAGCTCATGCTATTGCGCTCAAGCTGAACAACAAGTATGAGTTGGATGGTCGGGATCCAAACGGCTTCGCAGGGGTTGCTTGGTGTTTTGGCAAACATGATCGCGCGTGGAAGGAACGAGCCATATACGGCAAGGTCAGGTATATGAGCGCCAAGGGGCTGGAACGGAAGTTTGACATTGAGCAGTATGTACAGCAAAATCTTCGATGA
- a CDS encoding ABC transporter ATP-binding protein, with protein sequence MILMDNVHYAYDGIYTALQGISVEIEAGERVAIMGENGAGKTTLLKHLNGLLRPQKGNVYLNGENTSKSSVAELSKKVGLVWQNPDLQLFLNSVEKEIMFGLENMGLDEEESQARCDETLEHLYLGHLRERSPFSLSGGERKRVALASVLAIEPQILALDEPTIGQDARQKERLAELIIGLNNKGRTVIVVTHDTEFVIEYFPRTIAMADGRIIADGSTSSVLSNSTVLEYCSLTPPEMNKAARALNSVFDEIPDRLTQIPEIEGALLRLLGGA encoded by the coding sequence TTGATACTGATGGACAATGTGCATTATGCCTATGATGGTATCTACACAGCTCTACAGGGAATCTCTGTTGAAATAGAAGCGGGGGAACGTGTTGCTATAATGGGCGAAAACGGAGCTGGGAAGACAACCCTGCTTAAACATCTGAATGGTTTGCTTCGTCCACAAAAAGGGAATGTCTATCTGAATGGTGAGAACACATCCAAGAGCTCCGTAGCTGAGCTTTCGAAGAAAGTTGGTTTGGTGTGGCAGAATCCAGATCTCCAGCTCTTTCTCAACAGTGTAGAGAAGGAGATTATGTTTGGGCTGGAGAATATGGGTTTGGATGAGGAAGAATCTCAAGCCCGCTGCGATGAGACATTGGAACACCTATATTTGGGACATCTTCGTGAGCGATCGCCTTTTTCACTGTCAGGTGGCGAACGAAAGCGGGTGGCACTTGCATCAGTTCTGGCAATTGAACCTCAGATTCTAGCTCTTGATGAACCCACAATTGGACAAGACGCCCGGCAGAAAGAGAGATTGGCTGAGCTGATTATTGGTTTGAACAACAAAGGCAGGACGGTCATTGTAGTGACGCATGATACTGAATTCGTTATCGAATATTTTCCCCGAACCATTGCAATGGCAGACGGGAGAATCATTGCAGATGGCTCCACCAGTTCTGTATTGAGTAATTCTACGGTATTGGAATACTGTTCACTTACTCCTCCTGAGATGAATAAAGCCGCCCGGGCTCTGAACTCAGTATTCGATGAGATTCCTGATCGTTTAACTCAGATTCCCGAGATTGAAGGTGCATTACTGAGATTATTAGGGGGTGCCTGA